The sequence below is a genomic window from Sphingobium sp. EP60837.
GGCTTGGTGACTCGAAGGATTTCGGGCGGCTGGATCATGATGCGCTCGGATTAGCAGCGGCGGCATGGCATCGCAAGAAGGGCGTGGTGGGCGATGACGGGCTCGAACCGCCGACATTCTCGGTGTAAACGAGACGCTCTACCAACTGAGCTAATCGCCCTATGCCGCGCCCTGCCTGGTGCAGCCGGAGCGCGCCTATCTAGGCTAATCGGCGCGCGGGTCAAGCCTTGATGACGATCGCGTCACGCGCACAGGAAGCGGCGGCTCGCCATGAACCAGCGGGTCAGCGCCTCGACGGTCTCGTCGGCCAGGGCAATGAAGACGCGGCGGCCATCGTGCGGGTCGGCCTGGCGCTGGACAATGCCCTTGTCGGTCAATGTGCGAATCCAGCGCAGCGCGGTGGTCGGCGGCACGGCAGAGGCGATGCACAGGCTGGACACGGAAACCCGCTCTTGCTCCAGCCGCGCAGCCAGCAGGTCGAGCAGCATGTCCCAAGCTGGATCGGCGAACAAGTCGCCAGGCAGGAACTCCTCGCGCAGCCGCCGCGCCCGCAACAAATCTCTCACCTGCGCGGCGCTAAGCGGCGAGGCATCCGTTGCAGGCTGGTTGCTGCCCATGGGCTCTACCGCCGGCATGCCGATATAATCGCTGGCGCGGTCCGATATGCGCGGGCCCAACGCGAAGGAGGGCGTGGCATGGCGCGGGCGGGACGTCAGAGCCTCCAGAGTGCGGGCGAGACGGCTGACTTCTTCGCTTAACTGCTGCAGGCGGACGCCCTCGCTTTCCTGATTGACCTCATGAACCGTGCGCTGCGGCGTTGCGCTTCCAGCCGTCAGCAGCGCGGCAGCCAGGTCGGCATGATCAGGCGTACAAAGCAATTGCGTTCGTTCGCTCCGGATGCAGGCGAAGGCGAGATCGATCGTGTCGATGCCCGTGACCATGATGACCGGCACATCATTCTGCACCGCCAACGTCTCGACCTGCACCAGCAGTCGCTCGAGCATGGGCGAGGGTTGCGCGCAAAAGAGCAGGATCACGTCGCAGCCGATCTGCATGTCCAGCCGCAAGGACGCCTGCTCCAACCCTACGCTGTCCAGCAGCCGGAACTGCGCGGCGGGCGCCAGACCTTCAACATCATCGAGGAAAATATCGTCTGCCAGGATCAGCAGGCCGGCCCTTTGATCCTTTACTCCGTAGCTTTCCTCCATCCTCAAGCCTAAGCCCGCTGCGGACCGATCCATTTCCACCTGTTAACTCCTGTCCCTGCTTTGTTCTGAGCTTATCGCAATATCGCGGCGCTGCGCCCGCTCTCTCCTCCATATCGGACATGGTGATGAAGGATTGCCGGCCGATGCTCGGCTGCCGCTACGAAATGCAAGGAGTTGACCGCCGCTACCGCCAAAATGGTGTGGCCTTTCGCCAAAATGGCGCGAGCGTAAGCGCAGCCCGATTTATCTCCGAAATGGACTCTTCTTCTGGCACAAGAGTCTCAGCTAGCCGTCCTTCTGGCGAAATCGATATAAAGCTGACGCAATCGGGTCGCGACAGGTCCGGGCCTGCCGTCCCCGATCTGCCGGCCATCTATGCGGACGACCGCCTGACAGAGCGTCGATGCGCTGGTGATGAAAGCCTCGCGAGCCGTCAGAGTTTCCTCGACCGTAAATGGCCGGTATGTGACGCTCATGCCGCTTTCCAGCGCCAGGGCGGTAAGTGCTGCCCCAGTGCAACCGGCCAGCACAGCTTGCGAATAAGGGCGGGTGACGATGCCCTCGTCGGTAACCAGAAAAGCGGTCGAAGATGCGCCTTCGGTAATGAAGCCATCCTCCACCATCCACGCTTCCTGCGCTCCCGCTTCCGCTGCGATCCGCTTGGCCATCGCTTGGGCGAGCAGGCCCACGCTCTTGATGTCGCGCCGCGACCAGCGCTGATCTGGCGTCGTGACGACCGCAATCCCCGTGCGGGCGGCCGGACTGTCCAGAAAATGCTTCGCCTGCGTGAACATCAACAGCGTCGGTTGCAAAGCGGTCGATGTCAGGAAATCGCGCCCTGCATCAGCGCCGCCCGTCAACTGCAAGTAGATCAGACCTTCATCAAGCTTGTTCCGCCTCGCCAGATCTTTCTGAACCGCCTCGATCGCGTCGGAGGAGAGGGGGAGGGTAAGGCCGATTGCGGTTGCCGATCGTTCCAGCCGCGCCATGTGTGAATCGCTATCGACCAGGCGGCCCTCGATCACCGCAGTGACCTCATAGACAGCCTCCGCGAACAGGAAGCCGCGGTCGAGTACGGACACCCGGGTGTCGGCAAGCGGCAGGAATTGGCCGTTGAGATAAGCGATCGACATGAACGGACGGATTTCCCCTGCGCGACAAGATAAGTCCACCGATGTTGCCGGGGCGATGTTCTGGGTCAAGCAGCGATCGTCAATCCAACGCGCTCACGCGCTCTCCTATATTGCGCAGCTCCTCGACAAAGCGCGCCCGTTCGGCCGCTTTGCGCGCTTCATCGGGCACGCGCAGCAGGAAACTGGGGTGAACCGTCACCCATCCCTCGACGCCATTGTCCAGCGGGATCGGCGCGCCGCGCGTGCGGCTGATCGTCACGGCTTTACCCAGCATCGCTCGCGCAGCTGTCGCGCCCAAGGCGACCAGGATGCGAGGCCGGATACGGTCCAGTTCCTGGTCGAGCCACCAGCGGCAGGCCTGAATTTCCGGCGTTTCCGGCGTCTGATGGATGCGCCGCTTGCCGCGCTGCTCATATTTGAAATGCTTGACCGCATTGGTGACATAGACGCTGGCGCGATCAATTCGCGCCTCCTCCAGCGCTCGGTCCAGCAACTGTCCTGCCGGACCGACGAAGGGGCGTCCCGCAAGATCTTCCTGATCTCCCGGCTGCTCGCCGACCAGGACGAGCCGCGCGTCCAGCGGCCCTTCGCCAAAGACCGTCTGCGTCGCGTCCCGGTACAAAGGACAGCGGGTGCAGGCCGACGCCTCCTCGCGCAGCGCGTTCCAGGCGACCGCGACGTTACCCGGCCGCGCTGGCACTTTCGGTGGTGTGGCGATCATGCTTGCCTCCCTTGCCTGTGCGCCCGCGACCAGTTCGGGGATGAGCGCTGCTTCGGGCAAATTGCGCCAATATTTTTTTGGCATTTCGGACAGCATCGCGCGTTGCTTGAGCCGCGCGGGATTGAAGGTTGCCGCATAATAGCTCTTCCATACTTCCTCGACCGGATCACCCGCAGGCGCATCCGCTCGGGTCGCCCCCGGACCCTCGCTCAATATTTCACCATCCCAATGGATGCTGATCTCGGGCGTAAGGATGGACCAGCGCATCGACGCGAAGCGCCTTACAAAGAAGCCGGCATTAGCGCGCACGATATGATGATCGGGTTCGAACCAAGCGACGAAGCGTGGCCGGTCACCTTCATCCACCTCGCGAAAGCGCACGAACGCGCGCATTTTATGCATGTCACGCCGTACCGCTTTTGCGAGACTGTCTGTTCGGCGCATCAAGGGGTCAGCTTGATCGTCCATTCGTGACGGCTGTTGCCGCACATTCAGCAGCAATTCGTAGAGCAGGGCGAAACGTTGCTCGTCCCGGTGCAGAATCGCACTCTCGGCGAGGTTCAGGAACGCGCGCGGTACGGAAAAGCCCCCGCCCGTGTTAGGACGGGGCGGCTCGTCGAAGGACAGGAGCGAGGCCGCCTGCCCTTCGACCCGCCAGTCGATATCCTGCGCTGGGACATTGGCCGATGCGAAACGCCGGGCGGCCGTGCGCCACCCTTCGAAATCGTCCGGCCCGCTCAGCAGCGCCTGATACATACGTGCCTCAATCGGCGGCTTCTGCCCGCTGCAGTTCGGCAGGCTTGCGCTTGGCGAAGGCGGCCGCCAGCTTCTGTTCCTCTTCGTCCGTCAGTTCCGCTGCGGCGTCGGGGAACATCTCCTCTTCCTCCTCTTCGATATGGTGGAGGTAGCGCTTCTTCAGCTTGTCGAAGGTCTCACGCCATGCAGCGCTGTTAAATTCCAGCTCCTGCAATTCTTCGAGATAATCCTCGATTTCCTTATGCTCTGACACGCTATGCTGTGCATCTTCCCGCAGGTCGGGCCGGGCGAGCATCGTGGCGTAGAGCGTTTCTTCCTCCGCCGCGGCATGTGCGGTGACTTCTACCCGAAACTGCTCGAACAACTGTTCCAGCCGCTCATGATCGTCCTGGGCTTGGGCCATCTGCTCGAACAGTTGGCGGTGGACGTCATGATCCTGCTTCAGGCGGTCGAAAATTGTCGCATTGGCCATGGGGTGCTCCTCTAGATACAGAGGGCACAACGAAGGCTGCCGAACTTTGGGTCCCGTTGTTTAGCCGAACAGGAAGCGGAAGATGATCGCGACTGGTATCCAGAGCAGACTGCTGGCGATGCTGGCCAGCCAGACTTGTGCGACATCGCGGCGAAAACGGAGGTCGAGCCCTGCACTGGAAAGGCCGCTGTCGTCCAATATTTCCCACCTGCGCTCAAGCCTGCGCGCAGCCACGCCGAAGCCGCCGATCGCGACGATAAGCGCAAGGTGAAGCAGCAGCGAACCGCCCATCCTCGCGACGATTCCGATCTGGAGCAGGCAGAAGACGACAAGCGCGGTCGCGAGATGGCTGCTCATGCGCTTGGCGTAGCGGCCGCCATGATTCTGCGCAGAAGCGTTTTTGAATAGCGTCGCCACCAGCAATCCCCTCCATTCCTGCGCTCAAGAAAACATGAAGCGCCGCGCTTATCAACGGCAAAAGCAAGGGTTCAGGTAAAAAGCTCGAATTGAGTCGGGGGAGGGGTCAGCCGTCTCTTCAGATCAACTTTGTCGATCAGGTGCAGGGGCCGCCAATCGCTCGCGATGAGGAAGGGCCGAAGTTTGGCGATCGAACTGGTCAGCCGCGCGACATCGTCCAGTCTGAGGCGGCGTTGCCGGCGGCTGGCTAAAATGCGATCGACGGCCTTCACGCCCAAGCCAGGCACCCGCAGGAGCATTTCGCGGGGCGCGCGGTTCACATCCATGGGAAAGATACCCCGGTGCCGTAACGCCCAGGCGAGTTTGGGATCGATATCGAGCGGCAGATGGCCGGTCTCGGGATCGGTCGCTTGTTCAATGTCGCTAACCGAAAAGCCATAGAAGCGCATCATCCAGTCGGATTGATACAGCCGATGCTCACGAAGAAGGGGCGGGCGTTTGAGCGGCAGGACGGCGCTGGGGGACGGGATGGGGGAGAAGGCGCTGTAGTAGACCCGACGCAGGGCGTGCCGGTCATAGAGGGAGCGCGCCCGCCGGAGGATCGCTCGGTCATCCGCGCCGTCAGCGCCAACGATCATCTGTGTGGACTGCCCGGCCGGGGCGAAGCGCGGTGCATGGCGGTAGCGTTTTCTCGCGTCACCCATATCCTCGATCGACGTGCGCAACTCCTTCATCGCGCCTTCGATCCGCTTCTCGTCCTTTTCTGGGGCGAGCCGTTTCAGTCCCTCTTCGGTCGGCAATTCGACATTGATGGACAGCCGGTCGGCATAAAGCCCGGCCTGATGCGTCAATTCAGGGTCGGCGTCCGGGATCGTCTTCAAATGGATATAGCCGCGAAAGTCATGCTCTTCCCGCAGCGCTCGCGCGACGCCGACCAGCTGCTCCATCGTGTAATCCGGCGACCGGATGATGCCGGATGATAGAAACAGCCCCTCAATATAATTGCGGCGGTAAAAGTTCAGGGTCAGATCGACCACCTCCCAAACGGTGAAGCGCGCCCGGCGCACATCGCTGGACCGACGATTGATGCAATAATGGCAGTCGAATATGCAGCTGTTGGTGAGCAATATCTTGAGCAGTGAGATACATCGGCCGTCCGGAGCATAGGCGTGACATATGCCCATGCCTTCGGTCGATCCCAGCCCGCCTTTGCGGCCTGACAGGCTGTCGCGCTTCTTCGTGCCCGATGACGCGCAGGACGCATCATATTTGGCGGCATCGGCAAGAATCTCGAGCTTGTGGCGGGTAGACAGGACTGACATAAGTTCATGATATGTTCTTTTGAGGGCACTGTCCTTGATCTAGATTGCGCCTGCGTTTTCACCGCGCGATGGGTCAACTTTTCCAGCTGGGGTCGATGCGGTCGATCAGCCGCACCATCGCCTGAAAGTCGGGAACGCCGGGGCCGACCGGAAGCTGCACGCCGCCGATGTCGCGCTGATGCACGGCGATCACTTCATCAGGGATATCGAGCGGTGTGCCAGCCGCGCCCGTGGCGACCTGGATTTCGCAAGCGCGTTGAAGCATCCAGTGCATGAGGAATGCATTGGGCAGGCTGTCCGCCATGACCAGCGTGCCATGATTGCGCAGCATCATCAGTCGTCGGTTTCCGAGATCAGCGATCAGCCTTTCCCCTTCTTCAGGCCGCAGCGTGATGCCTTCAAAGTCGTGATAGGCGATTCGCCCGGTAAAGGCGGCCGCGTAGAAATTGGTAGGACGTAATCCTTCCTTGGTCGCGCTGACCGCCATGGCCGCAGTCGTGTGGGTGTGGATCACGCAATGGGCGTCAGGCAAATGACGGTGAAAGACGCTGTGCTGTGTAAAACCGGCTCGGTTCACCGGATAGGGACTGCCGTCCAGCACATGCCCGTCTATGTCGATCTTGACCAGGTTGGACGCGGTCACTTCCGAATAGAGCAGGCCGAAGGGATTGATCAGGAAGGCGTTATCTTCGCCCGGCACGCGCAATGTGATGTGATTGTAGATCAGCTCCGACCAGCCCATATGGTCGAATATGCGGTAGCAGGCCGCAAGCTGCTGGCGCGCTTCCCACTCCGCAGCGGGCGCATTGGATACGGAAATGGCGGTGGCCATGGCGATCCTCCTCTTATCCTGTAATGCGACTATCCGCCGTCGCGGCGCCGCTGTCGAGCGAAACGGCTTTAGGGTTGAATTAGGCCGACTCTGCTGGTAGGGCGCGCCCCACACGGCGCAGGCTGGCCTGCGACGACTCATCGCTATTACTTTCGGTAGGCCCGTCGGGAGGGGTTTGTTTCCTGGCGAACCGCCCGCTTTCGACTGGAGTTTGACTGGCTTATGCAAATCATCGTTCGCGACAACAATGTCGACCAGGCCCTGCGCGCGCTCAAGAAGAAGCTGCAGCGTGAGGGCGTGTATCGCGAGATGAAGCTGCGCCGTCACTACGAAAAGCCTTCGGAAAAGCGCGCCCGCGAAAAGGCGGCTGCGGTTCGCCGCGCGCGCAAGCTGGAGCGCAAGCGCGCTGAGCGCGACGGCGTCCGTTAAGACGTTCGTTGTCCGGGGCGGCTGTTCGGCCGTCCTTCCCTGCTGATTCCCGCACCTGCGAGGCTTAGGTCCATGTCCACGACCGCTGTTCCCCTTCGTCCCATCGCCAAGGGGTCGCTGACGCGTCTCTGGATCGGCGTTGCCGCCGTCGCGATCGCCGCTGGCGGACTGGCCTGGGCCGGGCAGCGCGGAGTTGAGGCTTCGCCCGCAAGCTATCTCGCACATAATGCGGGAGAGGACGGCGTGGTCACGACCGAATCGGGCCTGCAATATAAGGTGCTGGAAGAGGGTGCGGGACCCAGCCCCACCCCCGCCGATGTGGCCTTGGTAGGATATAAGGGAACGCTGCTCGACGGCACCGTCTTCGACGAGAACCCGCAGACGGCGATGCCGGTGGACGGCGTTGTGCCTGGCTTCTCCGAAGGGCTGCAGAAGATGAAGAAGGGCGGCAAATACCGTCTCTGGATTCCGCCGCAGCTTGGCTATGGTGAGCAGGCCGCTGGCCCGATCCCCGCCAATTCGGTGCTGGTGTTCGATGTTCAACTGCACGACTTCAAGTCGAAGGCGGACATCATGCGCATGCAGCAGATGATGCAACAGGGCGCTACCCCGCCACCGCTTCCCGGAAACTGATCAGATCATCTGCATTGGAAGGGCCCGGTTTCCGGGCCCTTTTCTATTCCACGACAACGATAGCGCCCGCGCCGGGCTCGTCTTCCTGCGCCTTCGAGCGTTCCTCCAGATACACTTTGATCATCGCGACGATGGGGTCGGCCAGGAACAGTCCCAATATTCCGAACAGCGCACCGAACAGAATCTGCGCGGCCAGCACTAGCGCTGGAGCGAGGTCGGTCGCACGCTTCGCCACCATGGGCACGATCAGGTAGCCGTCCACGATCTGCACCACCAGATAGACGAAAAAGGCATATAGCCCGGCATCGGTCCCTGCCGAAAATCCCACCAGGACGATCAGCACGCCGGAGATGATCGACCCGATATTCGGCAGGAAGGCAAAAAGCCCCGTCAGGATACCGAGCAGCCCCGCCATCGGCACGCCCCCCGCAAGCAGCAGCAACCAGGTGCCCACGCCCTCGACCGCCATGCCGATCAGCCGCCCGAACATCAGCCGGCGCAAGGTCCAACCCATCCTATCGACCACATTATAAAAGCTCAGCCGCTTGCCCATTGGCAACATCCAGGCGACGCCGCGTTCATACAACCGGGGCTCGGCCGCTATGAAGATCGCCAGCACCAGCATCATGACACCGCTGGTCACCGCACCCATCATCGTACTGACCGCCGCAGTCACGCGGCCGATGGAGTTGAAAGCTTGGCTCGCGAGGCTTTTGAAGTCGTTTGGCGTGGCGGTGACGCCCAATTGCTGCATCCAGTCGCCAAGCCGGTTGATCTGCGTTTCGACGATCGACCGCATAGCCTGGGCCTGCAGCGCCAGGCTCGATCCCGTCAGATAGAATGTGTAGGCGAGAAAGAGCAGCGCCGCGATCAGCACGATGATCAGCCGCCAGCCCCTGCCGATGGGCAGGACGCGTCGCAGCAGGCGTGTCCCGCCATCCATCATCGTTGTCAGGACCAGCGCTCCCATGATCAACATGATCGGTTGAGCGAGCAGCACCAGAAGCCCTGCGGCGAACGCCATGCCGATCCATACGCTCGCGCGCTTAATCTCATGCTGGACGAGGGGGCTGCGAAGTTCGCTGGGGCCGGGTTCCTCGATATGGACGTGCTTGCCGCTCAATCACCAGCCCCTTGTTAGACACGTTATTTCGGGGGTGGAACGCTCTCGGGTCGCAGGCTGTTCCCGGCTCGGCCGCCGCGCAGGCCATGGATCCAGCTGAGCGGGTTCCAGGTGGAATCGCCATCCAGCGAGAAAGTGATGAATTCCGCCCGGCCGCCGATGGCTTCCCATGGAACCGGGCCGCCCAAGCCATTTTCTTCCAGCGGCGCACGGCTGTCGGCGCTATTGTCGCGATTGTCGCCCATCAGGAAAACATGGTGCGGCGGCACGCGCACCGGCCCATACCAATCCAGAGCGCTAGGGCCCATGTCGATGGTGAGGTAGCGTTTGCCGTTCGGTAGAATTTCCTGCCGGACGGGCAACTGGCAATAGTCCTCCCCATCGGCACCCGTGACGCGCGCACCTGGGAACTGGGTGGGAGAGCAAGGCGCATTGCCATCAACGGGGATGCGCACGGGCCTCAACGCCTTCTGCGGGACCGCTACGCCATTTAGAACAACCTGGCCGCCTCGCACTTCTATAATGTCACCGGGCAGTCCGATTACGCGCTTGATATAGTCTTCGCGCCGATTGTGCGGTGAGACGATGACGATATCGCCTCGGTCGGGCAGGTGGCCGAAAATCCGCCCTTTCAGGAAGGGCAGGGGATGGAAGCTGGGCGAAACATAGGACCATCCATAAGGAAATTTGCTCACCACCAGCCGGTCGCCTTTGAGCAACACCGGCATCATGGATTCGCTGGGAATGTAGAAGGGCTTGGCCACAAAGCTGTGAAAGGCCAGCACGGCGAGGATCAGAAGAGCGATGCTCTTCACCTCATGCCACCAATCGATTGCGCCCTTGTCCGCCCGCGCTTGAACCGGCGGCGCTGGCTCTTCAGCAGGCAGCGGATCATTCTCGCTCATATCGGTTGCCGTCATGCTGGGCTTCTCGGATGCAGGGGGTGCGGCCTTCACTGCGGCATGGCCTCGATGATGACGAACGCCTGTGCCCATGGATGATCATCGGTTAGCGTGACGTGAATGATGGGCTTGTGACCCGCAGGGACCATGGACTGAAGCTGGGCGAGCGCTCCGCCGGTCAGCTCCAGCGTTGGCGCGCCGCCCGGGCGGTTGACGACGCCGATATCCTTCATGAACACACCGCGGTTGAAGCCGGTGCCCACGGCCTTGGAAAAGGCTTCCTTCGCAGCGAAACGTTTCGCCAGCGTTCCAGCCTTGGTGAAGGGGCGGCGATTCGCTTTTGTGCGCTCTATATCCGTGAAGACACGCTGCTCGAATCGCGCACCGAACCTATCAAGCGAGTTCTGGATCCGCTCGATATTGCAGAGGTCGGAGCCCAAGCCGATGATCAACGCACCAAGTCCATCTGCCGCCGCATTTCCCGAATGCTGCCTTCCAACCCGCCAAAGATCGCCTCGCCGATCAGAAAATGCCCAATGTTGAGTTCAGCAACCTGAGGAATGGCGGCGATTGGGCCGACATTGTCGAAGGTGAGGCCATGGCCTGCATGCGGCTCAATACCGTTTTTGGCGGCAAGGGCTGCGGCGTCGGCGATCCGTCGCAACTCGTCCGCCCGTTCAGTGCCCGAAACATGGGCATAGCGGCCCGTATGAAACTCCACGACTGGTGCGCCAAGGCGGATTGCTGCTGCGATCTGCGCTGGATCAGCCTCGATGAACAGGCTGACGCGAATTCCTGCGTCCCCAAGTGCCTGCACGATCGGCTTTAACGCTTCGATTTGGCCTGCCGCATCGAGACCGCCCTCGGTCGTCCGTTCCTCGCGCTTTTCCGGCACGATGCACGCTGCGTGCGGCCGATGCTTCAGCGCGATCTCCAGCATCTCCTGGGTAGCCGCCATTTCCAGATTGAGCGGCACGGTGAGCGCCGCCATCAGCGTCACGATATCCTCGTCCCGAATATGACGCCGGTCCTCGCGCAGATGTGCCGTGATGCCGTCGGCACCGGCCTTCACCGCCAGCAGTGCGGCCTTGACGGGATCGGGATGTTCTCCCCCTCGTGCGTTTCGGATGGTCGCAACATGATCGATGTTGATGCCCAGGCGCAGATGAGCGGGGGGATGCTGCATGCTACTTATTGCTTCCGGCTTCCTGGCTTGATCGCGGGTATGGCCGCCAATTCGGGCGGCACCTCTTCTGCTTCATAAACCGGGAAGTTGATGCTTACGAGCGGATAGAAGGGTACGCCCAACTCGACTTCACCCGCAGACCGGTCAACCAGCGCAGCCTCCGCGATGACGATGCCGCCTTCCGCTTCAACCGCTTCTATCGCCTGACGCGAAGAAAGGCCGGTCGTGACCACATCCTCAACCATCAGCACCTTCTGTCCCGGAGTGATGGTGAAACCACGGCGAAGTTCAAATATGCCTTCGGGCCGCTCAAGGAACACGGCATCCTTGTCGAGCGCCCGGCCGACTTCATGACCGATGATCAGGCCCCCCATGGCGGGCGAAACCACCAGGTCGATTTCCTGCCGCAATTCTCGGGGCAGCTTCTGCACAACGGCTCGCGCTAGGCGGCCCGCGCGCTCAGCGTTCATCAATACGCGCGCGCATTGAAGATAATTGGCGCTACGGCGGCCGGAGGAAAGAATGAAATGTCCCTCCAGCAACGCTCCTGCTGCCCTGAATTCCGCCAGTACTTCCTCGTCGGTCATCCGATTTCGATCCATCCGCGCATGCCGCGGCCTCTTTTCAGGGCCGGCTGGCACTTCTTATTCAAACATGAGCCGCGCCCATGACGCGCCCCTGTGCGCGAGGTGCGAGATAGGCGGAGGACAGGGGCGTTGCAACAGTGAAGAAAATCTGCTCCTGCCCGCTTGAGGCATCAAAAAACCATGCCTATAAGCCGCGGCAGATCGACCGGGCGGAGGGGGACGCGTATGCGCGCGCCTTCGTTGCAGCGGCGCCAAGGGGTTACGGGGTAAGAAGACGCTTATGAAAATGGTGAAATCGCTCGTTCTCGCCGGGTTGCTGGCCTTCGCGCCGGCCGCGGCGTTGAACAGTCAGGCGTTGGCGCAGGACAATGCTGCTGTCGCAGCCTCCGCTGCTGACAATGCGGCCGCGCCGGCCGACTCGAGCGCCAATGCGGCGGCTCCGGTTGCGCAAGCTGCTCCGGCAGCCAAGGTCGCCGCGCCGCCCCGGATGAAGCCGACCGAAGGTATCGGCATGCCGCGTCCGGGCGAAATCACCCTGCAGGAGCAGTTCAGCCCCACCGGCCACACGGCCCGTTGGCTGCACGACGTGCTGTTGCTGCCGCTCATCACTATCATCTCGGTCTTCGTTCTGCTCCTGATGCTCTATGTGATGGTGCGTTTTCGCCGCAGCGCCAATCCGGTGCCGTCGAAGACCTCGCACAACACGCTCATCGAAGTGATCTGGACGGTGGTGCCGGTGGTCATTCTGCTGGTCATCGCGGTGCCCTCGATCGGCCTGCTGGCGGACCAGTATAAACCCGCGCCCAAGGATGCGCTGACCGTCAAGGTGACCGGCTATCAGTGGTATTGGGGCTATGAATATCCCGACAACGGGATCCCCGAATATGTTTCGAACATGCTCCCCCGGGACAAGGCCGAGGCGAATGGCGAGCCCTATCTGCTCGCGCCTGACAATCGCATTGTTCTTCCGGTCGGCCGTCCGATCAAGCTGATCATAACGGGCGCCGATGTGATCCACGCCTTTGCTGTACCGTCGCTTTGGCTGAAGATGGATGCGGTCCCTGGCCGTCTCAACGAAAAGACCGTCACCATTGAGAAGCCCGGCGTTTATTACGGCCAGTGTTCGGAGCTTTGCGGCGCGCGCCATGGCTTCATGCCTATCGCCGTCGAGGCGCTGCCTCCCGCCCAGTTCGACCAATGGGTTCTCTCGCAGGGCGGCAAGCTCCAGGGCGCTGCTGCAGCGGCGACTGCCGCCGCTGCTGCCCCGGCTGCCGCACCCGCCGAAAAGCTTTGATGTAAGGGCATAGACGCCATGACAACCATTACCGCAGATCATCACGGCGATCATGCTCATGAGCATCATGACGCCGATCACAAGCCAGCCTTCTTCCAGCGCTGGTTCATGTCGACGAACCACAAGGACATCGGCACCCTCTACCTGATCTTCGCGATCCTCGCCGGCGTGATCGGCGGCGCGATTTCGGGCCTGATGCGTGCCGAACTGGCCGAGCCGGGTATTCAGTACCTCCATACCTGGGCGCAGCTCAGCGACGGCCCTTCGGCCACGCTCGACCAAGCCTATCACCTTTGGAACGTGCTGATTACCGCGCACGGTCTAATCATGGTTTTCTTCATGGTTATGCCCGCCATCATCGGCGGCTTCGGCAACTGGTTCGTTCCGATCATGATCGGCGCGCCGGATATGGCGTTCCCGCGGATGAACAATATCAGCTTCTGGCTGCTCATCCCCGCCTTTGCCCTTCTTCTGGGTTCGACCTTCGTTCCCGGCGGCACCGGAAATGGCGCGGGCACCGGATGGACGGTCTATGCGCCGCTCTCGACCAGCGGTTCTGCGGGTCCGGCGGTGGATATGGCGATCCTGTCGCTCCACATCGCGGGCGCCAGCTCGATCCTGGGTGCGGTGAACTTCATCACCACCATTCTCAACATGCGCGCGCCGGGGATGACCCTGCACAAGATGCCGCTGTTCGTTTGGTCGGTGCTGGTTACCGCCTTCCTGCTGCTGCTCGCGCTGCCGGTTCTCGCTGCGGCGATCACCATGCTGCTGACGGACCGTAACTTCGGCACGACCTTCTATGACGCCGCCGGCGGTGGTGACCCGGAGCTGTACCAGCATCTCTTCTGGTTCTTCGGTCACCCTGAAGTGTACATCATGATTTTGCCGGGCTTCGGCATCGTCAGCCAGATCATCTCGACCTTCAGCCGCAAGCCGGTC
It includes:
- a CDS encoding winged helix DNA-binding protein yields the protein MDRSAAGLGLRMEESYGVKDQRAGLLILADDIFLDDVEGLAPAAQFRLLDSVGLEQASLRLDMQIGCDVILLFCAQPSPMLERLLVQVETLAVQNDVPVIMVTGIDTIDLAFACIRSERTQLLCTPDHADLAAALLTAGSATPQRTVHEVNQESEGVRLQQLSEEVSRLARTLEALTSRPRHATPSFALGPRISDRASDYIGMPAVEPMGSNQPATDASPLSAAQVRDLLRARRLREEFLPGDLFADPAWDMLLDLLAARLEQERVSVSSLCIASAVPPTTALRWIRTLTDKGIVQRQADPHDGRRVFIALADETVEALTRWFMASRRFLCA
- a CDS encoding UdgX family uracil-DNA binding protein (This protein belongs to the uracil DNA glycosylase superfamily, members of which act in excision repair of DNA. However, it belongs more specifically to UdgX branch, whose founding member was found to bind uracil in DNA (where it does not belong), without cleaving it, appears to promote DNA repair by a pathway involving RecA, rather than base excision.) → MYQALLSGPDDFEGWRTAARRFASANVPAQDIDWRVEGQAASLLSFDEPPRPNTGGGFSVPRAFLNLAESAILHRDEQRFALLYELLLNVRQQPSRMDDQADPLMRRTDSLAKAVRRDMHKMRAFVRFREVDEGDRPRFVAWFEPDHHIVRANAGFFVRRFASMRWSILTPEISIHWDGEILSEGPGATRADAPAGDPVEEVWKSYYAATFNPARLKQRAMLSEMPKKYWRNLPEAALIPELVAGAQAREASMIATPPKVPARPGNVAVAWNALREEASACTRCPLYRDATQTVFGEGPLDARLVLVGEQPGDQEDLAGRPFVGPAGQLLDRALEEARIDRASVYVTNAVKHFKYEQRGKRRIHQTPETPEIQACRWWLDQELDRIRPRILVALGATAARAMLGKAVTISRTRGAPIPLDNGVEGWVTVHPSFLLRVPDEARKAAERARFVEELRNIGERVSALD
- a CDS encoding hemerythrin domain-containing protein, which codes for MANATIFDRLKQDHDVHRQLFEQMAQAQDDHERLEQLFEQFRVEVTAHAAAEEETLYATMLARPDLREDAQHSVSEHKEIEDYLEELQELEFNSAAWRETFDKLKKRYLHHIEEEEEEMFPDAAAELTDEEEQKLAAAFAKRKPAELQRAEAAD
- a CDS encoding D-amino-acid transaminase produces the protein MSIAYLNGQFLPLADTRVSVLDRGFLFAEAVYEVTAVIEGRLVDSDSHMARLERSATAIGLTLPLSSDAIEAVQKDLARRNKLDEGLIYLQLTGGADAGRDFLTSTALQPTLLMFTQAKHFLDSPAARTGIAVVTTPDQRWSRRDIKSVGLLAQAMAKRIAAEAGAQEAWMVEDGFITEGASSTAFLVTDEGIVTRPYSQAVLAGCTGAALTALALESGMSVTYRPFTVEETLTAREAFITSASTLCQAVVRIDGRQIGDGRPGPVATRLRQLYIDFARRTAS